From the Rhodoferax sp. WC2427 genome, one window contains:
- a CDS encoding ABC transporter permease, with translation MNISATADATALRAPSVGLGEDSRILKARLRRAERMGQFRAYLLVLPLLVFLLFTFIVPIGNLLLKSVKDTTLSEELPQTSAALQLWNPQQQELPPEEVFATFAAELAAKKGTEGPGKVAMRLNYDEAGMRSLILKTVRGLDGLPQVDWREHLAAIDPRWSAARTWVTLKYAARTWTIEYYLKALDLTRDDHGAIVQQPEELRLYRDVFVRTAWVGLSVSALCLLLGYPVAYFLATLPPRMSNVLMILVLLPFWTSFLVRSVSWMVILQSNGVLNGLLSVLGISASGWNLIYNRWGVLISMTHILMPYAILSLYSVMKNIPPIYMRAARSLGAGPARAFFSAYFPHSLPGVAAGGMLTFILAVGYYITPAMLGGPDDQLVSYYIANHVNTTLNWGLAAALAAMLLVGVTAMYAVFVRLTGGSGVKLG, from the coding sequence ATGAACATTTCTGCTACAGCGGATGCAACCGCATTGCGAGCGCCCAGCGTCGGCCTGGGCGAAGACAGCCGCATCCTGAAGGCGCGCCTGCGCCGGGCGGAGCGCATGGGCCAATTCCGCGCCTATCTGTTGGTGCTGCCGCTTTTGGTGTTTCTGCTGTTCACGTTCATCGTGCCTATCGGGAATTTGCTGCTGAAAAGCGTGAAAGACACCACCCTCTCTGAGGAGTTGCCTCAGACTTCTGCGGCGCTGCAATTGTGGAATCCCCAGCAACAAGAGTTGCCGCCCGAAGAGGTGTTTGCAACATTTGCCGCGGAGCTTGCGGCCAAAAAAGGTACGGAGGGCCCGGGTAAGGTGGCGATGCGGCTCAACTACGACGAAGCAGGCATGCGCAGTCTCATCCTGAAAACGGTGCGCGGCCTCGATGGGCTCCCGCAGGTCGACTGGCGTGAACACCTGGCTGCCATCGACCCGCGGTGGAGCGCTGCGCGGACCTGGGTGACGCTCAAGTATGCCGCACGGACCTGGACCATTGAGTACTACCTCAAGGCCCTGGATCTGACCCGTGACGACCACGGTGCCATCGTCCAGCAGCCGGAAGAACTGCGTCTGTACCGTGACGTTTTCGTGCGCACGGCCTGGGTCGGCCTCTCGGTGAGCGCGCTGTGCCTGTTGCTGGGTTACCCGGTCGCGTACTTTTTGGCCACGCTACCGCCCCGCATGAGCAATGTGCTGATGATCCTGGTACTGCTGCCGTTCTGGACATCCTTCCTGGTGCGCTCGGTGTCGTGGATGGTGATCCTGCAAAGCAACGGTGTGCTCAACGGATTGCTGTCGGTACTGGGCATTTCTGCGAGCGGCTGGAACCTGATCTACAACCGCTGGGGCGTGCTGATCTCGATGACGCATATCCTGATGCCGTACGCGATTTTGTCGCTGTACAGCGTGATGAAAAACATCCCGCCCATCTACATGCGGGCTGCCAGGTCGCTGGGGGCCGGTCCGGCGCGTGCGTTCTTCAGCGCGTACTTTCCGCACTCGCTGCCCGGGGTTGCCGCTGGCGGCATGCTGACCTTCATCCTGGCCGTTGGTTACTACATTACGCCCGCCATGCTGGGTGGTCCGGACGATCAGCTCGTCAGCTATTACATCGCCAACCACGTCAACACCACGCTGAACTGGGGGCTGGCTGCAGCACTGGCCGCCATGCTCTTGGTCGGCGTGACGGCTATGTATGCAGTTTTTGTGCGTCTGACCGGTGGGTCGGGCGTCAAATTGGGTTAA
- a CDS encoding ABC transporter substrate-binding protein, whose amino-acid sequence MKTQSQIFAAVAATLVLASQAQAAELTYALWGGSWQDAQEIVHTRPFAAKSGVTSKIASYNGGIAQLRTQVQTGNVTWDIVDMQLSDSMRACDEGLLEKINPAQDLAPAKDGTPASADFLPKGLNECLAGTIVWSTVLVYDKTKVGATEPAKVADFFDLKKYPGKRALRKSPEGALEWALLADGVPAAQVYTVLGTPAGVDRALKKLDTIKPSIVWWEAGSQPPQLLADGEVVMTSAYNARIYTAIVKDKKPFDFLWDGQLKNVEGYSIVKGTKNLKDAKAFVRFATEPERLAALAPLTAYGPMRKSAVGMVDPKVAPYLPTTPKNQVGAVEVDATFWADHSDDLNQKFSAWLNRK is encoded by the coding sequence ATGAAGACTCAAAGCCAAATTTTCGCGGCAGTGGCCGCCACGCTGGTGCTGGCATCGCAAGCCCAGGCTGCCGAACTGACCTATGCCCTGTGGGGCGGTTCCTGGCAAGATGCACAAGAAATCGTTCACACGCGGCCCTTTGCGGCCAAGTCCGGCGTGACCAGCAAGATTGCCAGCTACAACGGCGGTATTGCGCAGCTGCGCACCCAGGTCCAGACCGGCAATGTCACCTGGGACATCGTGGACATGCAGCTGTCGGACTCCATGCGCGCCTGCGACGAAGGTCTGCTTGAAAAAATCAATCCCGCCCAAGACCTCGCGCCAGCCAAGGACGGCACACCGGCAAGTGCAGACTTTTTGCCCAAGGGCCTGAACGAATGCCTGGCCGGCACGATCGTGTGGTCCACGGTACTGGTGTATGACAAGACCAAGGTCGGCGCGACCGAACCGGCCAAAGTAGCCGACTTCTTCGACCTCAAGAAATACCCGGGCAAGCGCGCCCTGCGCAAGTCGCCTGAGGGGGCACTGGAGTGGGCCCTGCTCGCGGACGGCGTTCCTGCAGCCCAGGTCTACACCGTGTTGGGTACACCTGCCGGGGTGGACCGGGCCTTGAAGAAGCTCGACACCATCAAGCCGTCCATCGTGTGGTGGGAGGCCGGTTCCCAGCCGCCCCAACTCCTGGCCGACGGCGAGGTGGTCATGACCAGTGCCTACAACGCACGCATCTACACCGCCATCGTGAAGGACAAAAAACCGTTTGATTTCCTCTGGGATGGGCAGCTGAAAAACGTGGAGGGCTATTCCATCGTCAAGGGTACAAAAAACCTGAAGGATGCAAAAGCCTTCGTACGCTTTGCGACCGAGCCCGAGCGCCTGGCTGCACTCGCACCGCTGACCGCCTACGGCCCGATGCGCAAGTCGGCCGTTGGCATGGTGGACCCCAAGGTGGCGCCTTACCTGCCGACCACACCCAAGAACCAGGTTGGCGCGGTGGAAGTGGACGCGACCTTTTGGGCCGACCATTCGGACGACCTGAACCAGAAGTTCTCCGCCTGGTTGAACCGGAAGTAA